The following are encoded together in the Oncorhynchus kisutch isolate 150728-3 linkage group LG8, Okis_V2, whole genome shotgun sequence genome:
- the LOC109896049 gene encoding proliferating cell nuclear antigen-like yields MFEARLVQGSILKKVLEALKDLITEACWDVSSSGISLQSMDSSHVSLVQLTLRSDGFDSYRCDRNLAMGVNLSSMSKILKCAGNEDIITLRAEDNADTLALVFETLNQEKVSDYEMKLMDLDVEQLGIPEQEYSCVVKMPSGEFARICRDLSQIGDAVMISCAKDGVKFSATGELGTGNVKLSQTSNVDKEEEAVSIEMNEPVQLIFALNYLNFFTKATPLSKTVILSMSADIPLVVEYKIADMGHVKYYLAPKIDEEAS; encoded by the exons ATGTTTGAGGCTCGCTTGGTACAGGGATCCATCCTGAAGAAGGTTTTGGAGGCTCTGAAGGACCTGATCACCGAGGCCTGTTGGGACGTGAGCTCGTCGGGTATCTCTCTTCAGAGTATGGACTCGTCCCACGTCTCCCTAGTTCAGCTCACTCTCCGCAGCGACGGATTCGACTCCTACCGTTGTGACCGCAACCTCGCAATGGGAGTCAATCTTAGCAG TATGTCAAAGATCCTGAAGTGTGCTGGGAATGAAGACATTATCACTCTCAGAGCAGAGGACAACGCAGACACACTCGCCCTAGTCTTCGAGACACTCA ACCAGGAGAAGGTGTCGGACTATGAGATGAAGTTGATGGATCTCGATGTAGAGCAGTTGGGAATCCCA GAGCAGGAGTACAGCTGTGTGGTCAAGATGCCATCGGGGGAGTTTGCCCGTATCTGCCGTGACCTGTCTCAGATTGGTGACGCCGTCATGATCTCTTGCGCCAAGGATGGCGTTAAGTTCTCGGCCACGGGAGAGCTGGGCACTGGCAACGTCAAGCTGTCCCAAACCAGCAATgtggacaaggaggaggaagCG GTCAGTATTGAGATGAACGAGCCAGTCCAGCTGATCTTTGCTCTCAACTACCTCAACTTCTTCACCAAGGCCACACCCCTCTCCAAGACAGTCATCCTCAGCATGTCTGCAGACATTCCCCTAG TGGTGGAGTACAAGATAGCTGACATGGGCCATGTCAAGTACTACCTGGCGCCCAAGATTGATGAGGAGGCTTCCTAA